A window of the Cutaneotrichosporon cavernicola HIS019 DNA, chromosome: 6 genome harbors these coding sequences:
- the DHG2 gene encoding uncharacterized protein (KR domain), with the protein MITRLLEDKVVVVTGSSTGIGAAIAIACANHGARALVLHHLDASTLPDVQAVRTQVEAAGAQSSLVQGDIADPSTSSALVEAGKAFGRIDVLVSNAGICPFHAFLDLPHTLWQRVQDVNLNGAFYAVQAVANAMATQEPRGGSIVAISSISALMGGAEQCHYTPTKAGIKSLMESCAIALGPMGIRCNSVLPGTIETNINKDDLQNPEKREKMVGRIPIGRLGEPDDIAQPVVFFASDMAKYCTGASLLVDGGAAISLQ; encoded by the exons ATGATCACTCGTCTTCTGGAGGACAAGGTTGTTGTCGTGACAGGCAGCAGCACGGGCATCGGCGCCGCCATCGCGATCG CATGTGCGAACCACGGCGCCCGCGCACTCGTCCTACACCACCtggacgcgtcgacgctACCCGACGTCCAGGCCGTGCGGACCCAAGTCGAGGCTGCCGGCGCACAATCATCTCTTGTCCAAGGCGACATTGCCGACCCCTCAACTTCCTCCGCCTTGGTAGAGGCCGGAAAGGCATTCGGGCGAATCGACGTGTTAGTCTCCAACGCCGGTATCTGTCCGTTCCACGCGTTCCTGGATCTCCCACACACCCTCTGGCAACGCGTTCAGGACGTCAACCTCAACGGCGCATTCTATGCCGTCCAAGCAGTGGCGAATGCCATGGCGACACAGGAACCACGCGGGGGAAGTATTGTTGCCATTAGCAGTATCTCGGCTCTTATGGGTGGCGCCGAACAGTGTCATTATACACCGACAAAGGCGGGGATCAAGAGCTTGATGGAGAGCTGTGCAATCGCCCTCGGACCCATGGGGATTCGGTGTAATTCCGTCTTGCCAG GTACGATTGAGACGAATATCAATAAGGACGACTTGCAGAACCCCGAGAAGCGGGAGAAGATGGTCGGTCGGATTCCAATTGGGAGGCTTGGCGAGCCGGACGATATCGCGCAGCCGGTCGTGTTCTTCGCTAGTGACATGGCCAAGTATTGTACCGGGGCGAGtctgctcgtcgacggtgGTGCGGCAATCAGCCTTCAATAG